Genomic segment of Arachis hypogaea cultivar Tifrunner chromosome 16, arahy.Tifrunner.gnm2.J5K5, whole genome shotgun sequence:
taagattcgaatataattttaagaattaaactgaatatttatatataaagccTTAACATTAAAACGTATATATTATGATATATACCTTCTCTTAGCAAAAGAGTGCTTTCAAGTTTTCAAGAGCTTGACGGCGATGACTTGCTAAGATTAGCTGGACTAACACATTAATTAGTATAAATAAACCCCTTCTTAATTaacagataaagaaaagatatgtCTAATAATTAATGTCGGCTAGTATTTTGGAGTCAATGTCATGTGGTCTTCGATGGGGGGACACTAAACgagtaataattaaataataataatatatttaatcaatttctaagatttttttttaatcagacattttaaattttatcaaatcTTAATTATCAAATCAATCTCTCAAACTTATATTTTATTAGATCAATTAATTATTCATCggattttactaaaaatataaaagtagtcTTCAaactttttttaaatcatatcaatCCTTCGATATAAAAgagtaatttgataatttaaatttgttaaagactattaaaaaattattaaaaattgatttgtagtggtattcaaaaatattatatattgacATGCATGAGGATCGAACATTGTCTAAgtaaaatattatcaaaaatattattatggaccaataatatatataatattaaaaaatatatatgtattttttactaacgaagtggtcgattcttcgtatcataaaattcatcaatctgtgtcaaattttttagtaatttttttaatataattaaaagataattagtaagaaattcatctttcattttatttctgagttattcttttaatattttttatgactAGTTATTCTTCTAATATTCATAGCTGCAAAAGATATCTTAATTATAGTAGTTAAAACAAAGAGAATTAATATCAAATGAATCAAGAAAGATgttcacaaaaagaaaaaaaattcactttataagatttaaaaaattttatttaattaaaaaatattaataataatatcttttcaaaaaaatttaaatattattatttattttttagatattaaaaatcattaatatttagattaaactggatttttatttatattaaactaaataTTAAAGATTTAATTCTAACCCTATAATAAGAATATTTCATATCATTGATTAATCATTATTTTAGGACgtaatttctataaaaaaaatcccggaaaacaatttttttaaagcaaaaattaccaaaatttactattttttattttatttaacatatcatgcaataaataaatagtaaataagatAAATGTAGAatatttgagttatttttttcCTAATATTACTGATTTCTATAAATTAGCAGCCAAGCAAAATTCACAAAAATGAGAAGTCATAATAAatagctttttattttattttttcaattttcaatttactAAGTTAATGACTAATTTATTTAAGAGTTTTTCTGATAATAAATTGCTATATATTTataaagtagatttttttttgttgtccaCAGTATTCTCTAATTCGACAGGTTAAGAATTAATTCGTTAtgaatttgagttttatttaagagTCTGCTGCTAGCCAATGAATTACTGTATGCACAAAGTAAGATTTAAACTCAACACTTTTTTAAACATACAAGAAAGTTAACTACTTGACCAACCCAAATTGATTAtctaaaatagaatttaaatttcaaaatttgtttaCAAAGACAAATAAACTAATTACTCGAccaatcaaaatttatttatacACAATAAATATAGTTAATCAACATGATTTGAAGATAAAATTAATTTACactgttttataaaaaaaataagtcattattttatatatttttataaaaaaattcaaaggtAAACAATTTTTAAAACTACTAGCAACATGTTggttaaaaaaactatttttaactattaaccaCTTAACATGACTCCTTGTAAGGCTTTATTATGTGATTGGAGAGAGTATCCTTCAATCCATGTCTTTaactcttcatcttctccaaCCCCAGCAACACTTactatttctttctttattaatATAATTCTTTTCATCCAaattggatcaacttcaacatatatacacacacaaaatcttctctctcttttttttcctggTAGTTGGTTAGTTCATGAAGTTCAATACTTCTTGAAGTTTCTTCAAGTTACTACTGCTGCTGCTATGTACTTCTTAATAATATTGAATATTGTGTATTCAAGTGATGAATGAAACCTTCTTCAGATGATATATAATGCTGCAATTCTTGTCAAGTTTCATTCTTCACCTGGAGGATCATTGGAAAAGGTTTGTTCTTTCATTGAATTTTCTCTTAGTTGCTATGCAATCATGTCCATGAGAGTTGACAATTGTGTTTATTAAAGTATTGGTTTcaaaaaaggaataataataataataataataataataataataataataataataataataataattaaatttgctAAAAAGTCAGAACTTATTATCAGGACATAGTACAATTCATGTGTCATATGTTATGATTGAGAAAACAGAACTAATAAAGTTTACAGCTTTCATCACAATTCAATGACACTACACACtgccaagaaagaaaaaaaaatcttttttttttcaatttaattttgggATTGGTGGATTGATTTTGATTCTAACCTCTTTTATAGGATTTGAatgaaaaaaacagagaaaaagggaGGTGGGGATGCAGGGAAATTTGAGaaatgcagcaacaacaaaaGGTGGAAGAAAATCCATAAGCAGAGAAAGAAAACTAGCATTGCAACAAGATGTAAATGTTCCATTCTTTGCTTACTTTGTTTCGGACACTGTGGCATCGTTGGATTCATGTAACCGACAAAACTACTTAGtagtgattttttattttcttttacaggtagatagtttgaagaagaagctaaggaatGAAGAGAACATTCATAGGGCATTGGAAAGAGCTTTTAATAGACCTTTGGGAGCATTGCCTAGGCTTCCTCCTTATCTCCCTCCATATGTTAGTATAAATCTCAACTTCTCaatccctttttattgcttttactGAAAATGCAGCATAACTATTTGACAGAAGTCCTCAATGAGGAATAGATTAAGGGGgacaaaaatgtgatttttgaatgttGTTTTGGGGGggtgtcaaaaccaatggtgttgGAGCATACTGGATTGGACTAATCTTGATTTTgaaatcttgaaaaaaaaaaaaatttagatactgGCGCTTCTCGCGGAAGTAGCAGTTTTGGAAGAGGAGATTGTTAGCCTTGAAAAGCAGGTTGTGCATTTCAGGCAAGACTTGTACCAAGAAGCTGTTTACATGTCTTCTTCTAAGAGGAAAATGGAGCATTCAGCTCATTCAaacaatccaaatccaacaatggATACTCCAAAATTGGATACATTGAAGCATTTTTCACAGAAATCTGGTAATCCAGCAACATCTGCAACTGTTCCAGGTGAACAACTTACCATTACGTTTGGACTTTGGAAACACATTGAACTGGGTTAGAATCAATTCCAGAGGCTGGAATTTTGAGTTTTCAGTTTTTTAAAATGATCTTTGGTTGTTCACTTCCAAAATCATTTATAGCTTCCAGAATTGATTCTGGGGCCGGTAGAAGTGAAagcttttttactttttttatccaAATCACTTTACTTCAAAATCAGTTAACAGAATCAATTCTACAAAGGAAGAATCAAGCTAATTTGCTTAGATTTGTGAACACATTTGTTGAATCTCACTTCGTACTGAAAAAGAGTTTAGTCCCTTATTTGCTTGCGAATGTTGTGTTGGCTTTGGCATATGATAGAGgatagaaaaggaaaagagaatcAGTCATGTACCAATTCTTCCAAGAGTAGGAAGCAATCTTCAAACCAAACAAATAAAACTCCAATCAAGAAACTTTCCATTGACAATAAATCACTACAAAAAAGTTTGGATACTCCAAGAAGGCAGGTATGTGATGTTCATAAATAATTCTCAGTTGTTTGAATCTTAGGGATAATAGGTGAAAAACTGGATATTTTTTTGAGGACAATGAATGTGAATTTTCTTAATTGTGCAGCAAGAAACAAGGGTAAATGACCAACAAATTGCAGAACTAAGAAATCCTAGTCAACACAAAAGGCCACTACCAGAATCTGATAGCCCAAATATAATCTCTGAGAATATTCTGAAGTGTTTATCAAGCATTCTCTTGAGAATGAGTGCTGTGAAGAATCCATGCTCTGTAGGTAACACACTAACGCGCCAAAACTGTATCGAAGGGACTGAAGTTTGGGATCCATATGGTGTCTGTTTGGAATTTGGACAGCATGATATCGGTCCATACAAGCAGTTATGTGCAGTTGATGCGAAATCTTTCAATCCAAATCGAACAGCAAACACTTTGTTTTTACAACATAGATTGAAGTATGTAATGTCTATTCAAACTAGATATAGTTTACACTTAGATGACACAAACTAGTTGTTATTTGTGTTGATTCGAAGCTAAAGTATTCTTATTTCTTGGAAATTTTTGCAGACTTTTATTTAGGAAACTTGCCTCTGTCAACTTAGAGAAACTTAACCATCAAGAGAAGCTTGCATTCTGGATCAACATTTATAACTCCTGTATGATGAATGTATGTGTGTCAATTATGTTCATCATGACATATTTACATATAGTATTGTTATATACTAAgacatattaatattatttagtatTATCCTTAAGCTTATCTAATTCTTCAGGCATTCATAGAGGGTGGCACACCAGAGAGTCCAGAAGCGGTTGTTACATTGATGCAGAAGGTATGGACTACTAAGAGAATTTTGTTTCCTATGGTTAGAATGGCAATGTATTTTGTTTGTTGGATTGAGAGTGTGtttgtttcttcttattttctcgaAAATAATCAGAATATTTAAAACAATCATGTTCTTAGCCTTTGTAAAAGCCGAAAATTGTAGCTTCTTAGGTCAATCAGTTTtcagcttttttttcttttcatacaaaagattttaGTTGTAAAACCACTTTAAACAGAAGTTTGAAACAAGCACAAAACATGTTTTGCTCAAGATTTTACCAGGTTTTTCTTGTTACACAGGCAACAATCAATGTTGGTGGGCACATGCTGAATCCAACAACCATAGAGCATTTCATTTTAAGACTTCCTTACCATTGGAAATTTGTAAGTCCTTTGTTCACTTAACAGTTTACTAGATTTTCTATAGATGAGAATAGAGAGTTAACCATTATCTTGCTGCTAAATTCCGAATCAGACGTTCTCAAAGGGAGCGAAAAATCACGAAATGACAGCAAGAAGCATGTTTGGACTGGAATTGTCAGAACCCTTGGTGACATTTGCTCTCTCTTGTGGTACCTTGTCCTCTCCTGCTGTAAGTAGATGACTGGTTTATTTTACAAAGTATTTTCTTGATTTTCTATAACTTCATAGCTAAGGCAATGTTCCATTCATGATTTGCATCTTTTGTATATACATCCTTAAATAAGATGAAAAGGGGTGAAAACAATCACACTGGCTGTTAGAGTCTCTTTTAGGGATGAGTTAGGCCGACTCAATTCTACCGGTCGCTTTATTATTTACCATGCGAAATGCAGGTGAGAGTTTACACAGCATCCCAAGTTGAGAACCAGCTAGAAGTGGCTAAAAGAGAGTATTTGCAAGCAACTTTTGGAATCTCAACAACCAAATTTGCTATCCCAAAGTTGCTTGATTGGTATTTACTTGATTTTGCAAAGGACTTGGAATCATTATTGGATTGGATATGTCTCCAATTACCAAGTGAATTGGGGAAAGAAGCAATCAAATTACTTGAGGAAAGAAAAACTGAACCTCTCTCTCAATTTGTACAAATTATGCCATACGAGTTCAGTTTTAGATACTTGCTATGCACATAGTTTTCTTTACATATTTCTCTGTATATTGTTTTCTTATTATTGATGTCTGCCATTCAATTTTTTATACAATGCAAGCTGTATATCACACAaataaaagaatgatgaataatgTTTTTCTTCTCATTCTGGATACATTTATTATGGATTTTTGATGATTATGTAACAGAATAGGAATAAAGAAGTGTGAAAATTAGATAATTATAGAAAGATAGAGGAATTAGAGAGAAACAGGGAGAGTTTGCACATCAATACCATAAAATAGTAATATAAAATGTCATAAACTATTCTGAATTCCGATCAAGACACTAATTTCTTTAGAAAAAGTTTACTTGATTTATTCTGCGTTAACGCAAGGTTCGAAGAAGAATCGCATCCAAAGTATGTAATGTAGGAAATCTAACCTGATAATTATATCAGTAACTAATTTCACAACTTAAACTTATGATCTTGAGATCACAGTCACACAGAGACAACCtaaccaaaatttaaaaatttaaaaagaaaaatcatggtTTAAGCAGTGCCATATAACTTCAGAAAAACCTATAGGATGAAGGTTTATAATAGTGAATTGGTTGCATATTAAATGAAACCTGCTTCCATGTGAATCAGTGGAAGCAATGCTCTATTCACATGTACTGAAGATTATAGAAAGAATTTACCAATGTTGATGGACATGCATGGGTGGTCCAACATCCAAAGTAAGATTGATAACAAAATTCTCTAGTAATTTGCCACATCCATTTTTGGTCCACATTTTGTCTCCTCTCTCTTATGAATGAACTGGACACAATAAAGTGCTCTAATTGCAGCTCCATAAATATGCATTTCACCTTCCCTCTTGATTGGTCACCACTTGCCACCCTTTATCATGTTCTTTTTAGGACATCTGTAAGACTGTAACTGCTCACTCAATCAGATCATAAAAGACCATGTCACACACTCCTAATGTGTGGGAGATATCAAcccaatttttcttttgtttctaaaAATATACACTAACATCTAACATTGTGAAAGTTTAGATAATAATACATTTAAAGGGAAGCCAATGTCACTCACACAAAAATAAGAATAGTGTTTAACTGTTTATGTCTGTATATTTTCATATTAGTTTTGGAAGTGTTTGCTAAGCATATCAAAACCTCATATAATGTACATTTTTTGTCGAGGACATCATTCTTATGGAAGAATGCAATGAATATTTGACTAAGAAGTCAGATTTATAGAGACTAATTTCAAAAGTAAATAATTTACACATAAATTACGTTAAGACGGAATATATAAAGTTTAAATTTAGTATAGgaaacgtgaactctaacatacaagtagggctggaagtgagttaAGTCAGCTCATGAATCAGCTCGAACTCGACTCGataatagctcgataagctaaaCTCGTGAGCTGTGAGCCAAGTTTAAGCCttgaattgagctcataaattaaataagtcgagcttgagcttagataagctcagctcattagctcgtgaactgactcgattatatatatatatatatatatatatatatatatatatatatataatcttaattatttaaaatttatatttattttttacatataattttagtataggacacaaataaaaaacttataatttattgatagataaacaatatataaaattgatcttttcaaatattttttaaaatatataagttataatttatagatatagaattataaattatgtatttgtgtttctcttatttgagccagctcgtgagcttaaATCAGTTCGTGAGCTTTCGATGAGCCGAACTTGAActtaagaaataggctcgattgttaatgaatCGAGCCGTGAGCCAAACTCAATTTTCGTGAGTCGAACTTGAGCTTAGTCTAACTCGACTCAACTCGGCTCACTTCTAGCCTTACATACAAGTAAAAATTGTGGAAAATATTATATTACGAATTAAGAGATATCTAAACATAAATAAACCTATTACATACATGTTACATAACAGAATACAATAATATTGTTTGATATATGTAACCGAAATCGACCAACCTAATAAAATAAGACTTGTGGTATCTTTTTCTAATTATGTGGACCAACCGCTACGTACTTCAAACAACTTCAATTATTTCTTTCCCTAAACATTGCGGGGAAAAAAGCTAAGCTGAATTATTTCATCTTTCTCCATATGTTGTTGTGTGCCAACTGACTAGAAAACAAATACTATAATGATCAAAACTTTTATTCATCACTCGGATTTTGTAGGTCAATATGCTTAACATAGATGTGGATAGTTCAACCTCTAGTTCTTAGTTCCTACAACTTTAATCAAGTTGGATTGGTCTAATAGTTAGTTCACTAGTTCGTTTAAGTAAGTATTTAGGATTCGAATCCCACGCAGTAATCATTGGTTAGtaacaaactcttaaataaaattttgatccgCAACGAATTAATTTTTGACCTATTGAAAATATCATGAGAAAAAAAAATTCCTACAACTTTCAATGTGCTCATTATTCATCACGTCTTTAATTTTTGGTGATTgctataatatttaattttttttttccaaatcatCACATGTCTTTAGATTTACTATTGTTTGTTacgtttttcttttaatttctcgcTTTCAAAGTGATGTATTGTAGATGCACTTGTCAATCATACTTTCCGTTACCTTTGGAGAATAATTTGCAtttgtaggtttgggaatctaaACTTCGTCTTatgttaaaaattaagaaaataatattttaggcTATTGTCTATTAGCAATTTAGCATTGGTATACCCGTCGGTTTTTTTTTAAGCTTCGATTAGTGTAATTGGACTGGGCCTAGACGAATTTTGTTATTGGCAAACTTATTTCATGTTATTAAATATATGACAATGATAAAAAAAACATATGATCCAAGTCTAATGTCCCAAAAAAAATACATGATCCAAGTCCAGAATTATTATTTGTTATAATCACCgagattaaattttaaataaatacaaaaaaaaaaaaaacagttaaaCATATATTATCTTCTCAAtttcgctacgttaccaacaacaTTTCTGCCAACATCTGCTAACTCTTATTTATAAcggtgtttaatagaagtgtctttgtgaatgtatctaataaaaatatttttttttatgtttgtatttaatagaaatatctttataaatatattttctggatgtgtcttttTATagatgtgtttaaaatataataattaattataattgacaaTAAATTAACAGATAATATTTCTTTCCTTGTTTAGACACCAAAAAAATTAACAGATAATATATTGGTATTCTATATTTTTCCGTATCTTATTCTTACACCTTTACAACATTATATTAAACAAGTGGTCCAACGaacttcattaatttttttaatatatgatcTGATCTATTTAGTTAGTattcattaaaagaaaaattcaaatctaATCTATTTAAAAAACAAACCAAAACACTGAAACAGTGACATCCTCTTAGATAGCCTGGCCAACTTTCAccctaaataaacaaaataatttgaaATCTCACTAAccaataaataaacaaaacataattcgaaaaataataaatatttttaattacatcaaATAAAGTACACTTGATAATTCAAAGAAGAACAACCTTCTAGGTTTTTTGTTACTTGTTAGAACTCAAAACAGAACACGACAACATTTATATATTCACATAAGAGAAAATGTGTTTGGTGTGTGAATACTCCAAATGAGATTTCACTTTGCTTTGACATGAAGAATTCCAAAGTCACTAGTGGAATAGTAGTTGTAATACTTTTTTACTATTATCATGTTGGATTTTAGTGTTTGGTATGAAGTACCTCATTGTCTTTAGAATTTTATATTGCAAGTTAAAGTTatagggttttttttttccatgTTCTATAGTGTCACATATAATTTCTTGTTTGTTCTTTAATGGAGTAAATATGGTTTTGGTCCCAAaagtttaatgccagaattaaaATCGTTcctcatctaattttcgatttagaatcgtctttaacgttttttttcgtattaaaatcgtcctttttatttaATTCCTAAACTACCATTACTTTAAAAAAAGGGATAAGTATTATTTTAGTCCCTAACGTTGAGGCTGAAAATCGAAATCATTCCTCATCTAATTTTAAAGCAGGGATAgtttaggaattaaattaaaaatttaaataaaaaaactattttaatacgaaaaaaacgttaagaacgattctaaatcgaaaattagatgaggAACGGTTTCGATTTTGTCGTTAAACTTTTaggaccaaaaccatacttacccCTTCTTTAATTATCTCACTAGGTATACTCTTTTCCATTCTTCATGTATGGTGTAGttataattttgtattatttttctttgtttttttcttttcttttcgatcCAAATTTATAGTGTTTACCTTGCACAAGCTAAGTACGGCGTTAAGTAATTCTAGAAGCCCATGGGGAACAAGTCTAATGAGACATTAACATGTTTCTTTGAGTTctttaagaataattttaaaatgaataattataGCATATAGACAAATCAATACAACGATAACGTAACTTCCATATAAAaccttttcttaattaatatatattcaaTGTCATATTTTAAAGAGACGATGAGTCATGACATCAAATTGGGTTGATTGATTTATTAGTTTACTCgtctatttaattaaatattaaaaatttaaattcgatagtatgtatataactatatatataacaATCAATTGActaaagataaatattatttaaatagagtttaaattcataataaaataatttttatcctGTTAAATTGAGTAATactatattctaaaaaaaaattatacgtttttaaaatatatctaaaatatgTTTAAGAATCATAAAACCCTAAATCCTCGTTACTCTTTGTTATCACAAATAAAAGACATAAATGTTTAGTTTTACAGAAATGTTCcaaatattttcttatctttttattattttacattttaagGAAGAATAATTTATGTGCACATTAAATACCTGTTTCTATTTGTCTCATTGCCATCTCTACCagacaaataatatatatatatatataggagttCCAAGATGTATAGCCTCATCATCCAAATACCCTAAAACAAAAGACGGCATTATTGTATAACTAGTTAAATTTTTTCcatcacaatatatatatatatatatatatatatatatatatatatatatatatatatatatatatatatatatatatatatatataatgtaaagAGATACGGAtagatcatttttttaattagagaGACTTAGAtggattatttttctttttgtgggGCAATTATGTGTATTTTGCTTTTGATCTTTAGTGGGTTTTACAAGGCACAAACGGTGTATATTATGTAAATACATAAATATGGAGATAACTAACTAaattactaattaattaaattaaaggatAAGTATTCCAACGAGGCTATAgttaaaataattgattttaggATATGTAATTCACAGGAGTTTAAAACCCACAATTTCAAATATAAATCTCAGAAATTAGCATAACGTATATAAAAATAGTTGCAAATAGTGAAAGGTAAAAAATTGTcgcaaatttttttgaaataatatcggtttaaaaaaaattttattattaaattacagAATATCTAACTGTGTCATTTGATCAAACTGCCATAACACATTTTGTGgagattaaaatttatataattatcatca
This window contains:
- the LOC112697875 gene encoding uncharacterized protein isoform X1, encoding MIYNAAILVKFHSSPGGSLEKRKREVGMQGNLRNAATTKGGRKSISRERKLALQQDVDSLKKKLRNEENIHRALERAFNRPLGALPRLPPYLPPYILALLAEVAVLEEEIVSLEKQVVHFRQDLYQEAVYMSSSKRKMEHSAHSNNPNPTMDTPKLDTLKHFSQKSGNPATSATVPEDRKGKENQSCTNSSKSRKQSSNQTNKTPIKKLSIDNKSLQKSLDTPRRQQETRVNDQQIAELRNPSQHKRPLPESDSPNIISENILKCLSSILLRMSAVKNPCSVGNTLTRQNCIEGTEVWDPYGVCLEFGQHDIGPYKQLCAVDAKSFNPNRTANTLFLQHRLKLLFRKLASVNLEKLNHQEKLAFWINIYNSCMMNAFIEGGTPESPEAVVTLMQKATINVGGHMLNPTTIEHFILRLPYHWKFTFSKGAKNHEMTARSMFGLELSEPLVTFALSCGTLSSPAVRVYTASQVENQLEVAKREYLQATFGISTTKFAIPKLLDWYLLDFAKDLESLLDWICLQLPSELGKEAIKLLEERKTEPLSQFVQIMPYEFSFRYLLCT
- the LOC112697875 gene encoding uncharacterized protein isoform X2 — translated: MQGNLRNAATTKGGRKSISRERKLALQQDVDSLKKKLRNEENIHRALERAFNRPLGALPRLPPYLPPYILALLAEVAVLEEEIVSLEKQVVHFRQDLYQEAVYMSSSKRKMEHSAHSNNPNPTMDTPKLDTLKHFSQKSGNPATSATVPEDRKGKENQSCTNSSKSRKQSSNQTNKTPIKKLSIDNKSLQKSLDTPRRQQETRVNDQQIAELRNPSQHKRPLPESDSPNIISENILKCLSSILLRMSAVKNPCSVGNTLTRQNCIEGTEVWDPYGVCLEFGQHDIGPYKQLCAVDAKSFNPNRTANTLFLQHRLKLLFRKLASVNLEKLNHQEKLAFWINIYNSCMMNAFIEGGTPESPEAVVTLMQKATINVGGHMLNPTTIEHFILRLPYHWKFTFSKGAKNHEMTARSMFGLELSEPLVTFALSCGTLSSPAVRVYTASQVENQLEVAKREYLQATFGISTTKFAIPKLLDWYLLDFAKDLESLLDWICLQLPSELGKEAIKLLEERKTEPLSQFVQIMPYEFSFRYLLCT